The Thermoplasma acidophilum DSM 1728 genome includes a window with the following:
- a CDS encoding MMPL family transporter — protein sequence MFENTFRRIGTFSAKHSAAVIIAWIVVLVILAPFAPALFSDTSYNIASDIVPPNSPANIASNLQSQYFNTSNDSSFVIVTNNTSIDTITSLHALMGMQGAILSYLNRNGYRANASSIITVENDTLKSVSLSLGKELSGIYKINVNLYNEATKLNQSLSATADFLFVPAIAYVMNFTKELESGYNLSDPEKAGYQNASLVMQKFAESPYASLSPIYLSSFSTYMNKTLTPGNTTKISEIANSAVNSTSEIISQSVKSSSAFLSSEIMAVDSNLTLIDFDNMSVYRPFAENFTVNAIVPGLSNYSTVISNLNLTVRDFVHKIVNVSFEANYAQIVDLTSSEIYNGTIYQFNGNPLVSLNLKYLEPYLSDLLNNGNTNDSYINSTVNSTIYDETFQQYPVIPSQYVMGSLVGYGNTTEIFAFTLNKNYTISTLNSVNKIAASYVSVKPVDGIYYTAGTDVLSQQIEQEVMTGLVRALIIGIVLSILIVGLFFRSPVAAFLPFSLFLMSSIISFGLNDILYRYALHASVSFVTPTLLLILLLGLTSDYVVYIMSRYRRELYRNGGDPIPESSKWAGHAVFTSGITVALSYIVLYLFKVPIFSDAGITNAVGVVVSIMLANTFLIAVFKRLGYRTFWPARNRNIPMETTMEKISSVVLRNKKKIVVIFVIVAFGALYVYASTPTNMNVFSLIPPSSGIQSAVIVNQSFHGDLFFESFVILKFNSPVIVNGTYNASEMNQITKLENMIAGLSGVAKVYGPTYPYGQYVNIDKLPSNYVSTYRSQINTFIGSDPHYVMVEFELSNISWSNAATSFINSLPSKISSYMGNSITFYVGGLTAGLDAAYSHTLHTFEEMIPILAASIFVILAVQLSSVFTPLRLILMVLASVIVGLMLIYWIVYYIYHLPIIIFMPMFTFVTLLAVGLDYDIFMITRAREGVMKGMTDEEAITTSIRENGGIIVTLGSLLFVTFGSLYFSDLQLIEEIGGGLAIGVLIDTFLSWPFFVPAVMLLMKKWNWWPSKIRKA from the coding sequence GTGTTTGAGAATACTTTCCGAAGGATCGGTACATTTTCTGCAAAACACAGCGCTGCCGTCATAATTGCATGGATTGTAGTCTTAGTTATTCTTGCTCCGTTCGCACCGGCACTCTTTTCTGATACAAGTTACAACATTGCTAGTGATATAGTACCGCCAAATTCGCCTGCTAACATTGCATCGAACCTACAATCACAGTATTTCAACACTTCCAACGATTCATCCTTTGTTATAGTTACAAACAACACAAGCATCGATACCATTACGTCGCTTCATGCGCTGATGGGTATGCAGGGTGCAATACTATCGTATCTTAACAGGAATGGCTACAGAGCCAATGCATCTAGCATAATAACGGTGGAAAATGACACATTGAAATCTGTTTCGCTATCCCTCGGAAAGGAGCTGTCCGGAATTTACAAGATCAATGTTAACCTTTATAATGAGGCTACCAAGCTGAATCAGAGCCTCTCCGCTACCGCCGATTTTCTCTTTGTTCCTGCCATTGCTTACGTTATGAATTTCACGAAAGAGCTAGAATCAGGTTATAATTTATCCGATCCGGAAAAAGCAGGATACCAGAATGCAAGCCTTGTTATGCAAAAATTCGCCGAATCTCCATACGCTAGTCTGTCGCCGATATATCTGTCCTCATTTTCGACCTATATGAATAAAACGCTAACTCCTGGAAATACTACTAAGATTTCAGAAATAGCAAATTCGGCTGTGAATTCTACCTCAGAAATAATTTCTCAATCGGTGAAAAGTAGCAGCGCCTTCCTTTCTTCAGAGATAATGGCTGTTGATAGCAACCTTACCCTGATCGATTTTGACAACATGTCCGTTTACAGGCCATTTGCTGAGAATTTTACGGTAAATGCCATTGTTCCTGGGCTCTCCAACTATTCCACGGTGATATCAAATCTGAACCTGACTGTACGCGACTTCGTGCATAAAATTGTCAATGTGTCGTTCGAAGCGAATTATGCTCAAATAGTGGATCTCACTTCCTCGGAAATTTACAATGGCACCATTTATCAGTTCAATGGAAACCCGCTCGTTTCACTAAATCTGAAGTATCTCGAACCATATCTTTCTGATCTGCTCAATAACGGGAATACAAACGATTCTTACATCAACAGCACAGTGAACAGCACAATTTACGACGAGACATTTCAGCAATACCCCGTTATTCCGTCACAGTATGTTATGGGTTCCCTGGTGGGCTACGGTAATACAACGGAGATATTCGCCTTCACCTTAAACAAGAATTACACCATATCAACCCTTAACTCAGTGAACAAGATAGCGGCTTCGTATGTTTCAGTTAAGCCTGTTGATGGAATATATTACACGGCAGGAACCGATGTGCTCAGCCAGCAGATAGAGCAGGAGGTAATGACCGGTCTGGTCAGGGCACTGATCATAGGTATAGTCCTGTCTATACTCATTGTTGGGCTGTTCTTCAGGTCACCAGTTGCAGCGTTCCTTCCATTTAGTCTCTTCCTCATGTCCTCAATAATCTCCTTCGGTCTGAACGATATTCTGTACCGCTATGCTCTGCATGCATCTGTATCATTCGTAACACCAACGTTGCTCCTCATCCTGCTCCTGGGGCTGACCAGCGATTACGTCGTATACATAATGTCCAGATACAGAAGGGAGCTTTACAGGAATGGCGGTGATCCAATACCAGAATCATCGAAATGGGCTGGACACGCTGTTTTCACGTCAGGAATTACGGTTGCATTATCATATATAGTACTCTATCTTTTCAAGGTACCCATATTCAGCGATGCCGGTATAACCAACGCAGTGGGGGTTGTGGTCTCCATCATGCTGGCCAACACGTTCCTCATCGCGGTGTTCAAGAGACTGGGATACCGCACATTCTGGCCGGCAAGAAACAGGAATATACCCATGGAGACCACGATGGAGAAGATATCCAGCGTAGTACTCAGAAACAAGAAGAAAATTGTTGTGATATTCGTTATCGTGGCATTCGGTGCACTGTACGTATATGCATCTACGCCCACGAACATGAATGTTTTCAGCCTCATACCTCCCAGCAGCGGGATTCAATCCGCGGTGATTGTGAATCAGAGCTTCCATGGTGATCTGTTCTTCGAAAGCTTCGTTATCCTGAAGTTCAACAGCCCAGTGATAGTTAACGGCACTTACAATGCATCCGAGATGAACCAGATCACGAAGCTGGAGAACATGATAGCCGGCCTAAGTGGAGTTGCCAAGGTCTATGGGCCAACCTATCCATACGGGCAGTATGTCAATATAGATAAACTCCCATCTAACTACGTTTCCACTTACAGATCGCAGATCAATACCTTCATCGGGAGTGATCCGCACTACGTAATGGTGGAGTTCGAGCTGTCGAACATAAGCTGGTCAAATGCCGCCACATCCTTCATAAATTCTCTCCCATCGAAGATATCATCGTACATGGGTAATTCCATCACGTTCTATGTTGGGGGCCTTACTGCTGGTTTGGATGCCGCATACAGCCATACCCTGCACACATTCGAGGAGATGATACCGATACTCGCAGCCTCGATCTTCGTAATACTTGCCGTGCAGCTGAGCTCAGTATTCACGCCATTGAGGCTGATACTCATGGTACTTGCATCTGTCATCGTTGGTCTCATGCTGATATACTGGATTGTCTACTACATCTACCATCTGCCGATAATAATATTCATGCCCATGTTCACCTTCGTGACGCTTCTAGCCGTAGGTCTGGATTATGATATATTCATGATAACACGTGCCAGAGAGGGTGTAATGAAGGGAATGACGGATGAAGAGGCGATAACCACCAGCATAAGGGAGAACGGTGGCATAATCGTGACGCTTGGATCGTTGCTGTTTGTAACATTCGGTTCGTTATACTTCAGCGACCTGCAGCTCATAGAGGAGATAGGTGGGGGTCTGGCAATAGGCGTTCTCATAGATACATTCCTTAGCTGGCCATTCTTCGTACCTGCGGTGATGCTCTTGATGAAGAAGTGGAACTGGTGGCCATCAAAGATTAGAAAAGCTTAA
- the hsp20 gene encoding archaeal heat shock protein Hsp20 — protein MAKKDEFDDWDDMFDEFFKDFGIDIKSLNNRLMRIWNRILNDPNMSMSEPYVYGFTYRIGSDGKPIFQEFGNVPGITRGARPIERGVREPITDINDDDKKVYVTFELPGVSKDSIDLKISEYNITLNVDEDQRKYYKSIDFDYKLKPETATAKFNNGLLDVTVEKATSKEGSGRKVSIE, from the coding sequence ATGGCAAAGAAAGACGAATTTGATGATTGGGATGACATGTTCGATGAATTCTTCAAGGACTTCGGTATCGACATAAAGTCCCTCAACAACAGGCTGATGAGGATATGGAACAGGATACTCAACGATCCGAACATGAGCATGTCCGAACCATATGTGTACGGATTTACCTACAGAATTGGCTCCGACGGAAAGCCTATATTCCAGGAATTCGGTAATGTACCTGGCATAACCAGGGGGGCGAGGCCTATAGAGCGCGGCGTTAGAGAACCGATAACGGACATAAATGACGATGACAAGAAGGTGTACGTGACATTCGAGCTTCCGGGCGTCAGCAAGGACAGCATAGACCTGAAGATCTCTGAATACAACATAACGCTCAACGTGGATGAAGACCAGAGGAAGTATTACAAGAGCATAGACTTCGACTACAAGCTGAAGCCAGAGACGGCGACCGCTAAATTCAATAACGGTCTCCTCGATGTCACCGTTGAAAAGGCCACAAGCAAGGAAGGCAGTGGCAGGAAAGTATCGATAGAATGA
- a CDS encoding ArsR/SmtB family transcription factor, which yields MMDDIDLFISAIENSTRREIIRMLTQLERSYALELSKSIGLSQQAILKQLELLERANLVTSIGFVPSDLGAKRKVYLPSGFSSVFIDYGRNFFDIRRLPIDASSVRLDGISDAMKRLREINKEIDDLTRRRTDLIKQKDSIITAIKENIDDDDGLAREVVTVYLDTLSIKETARNTGLSESEVIEILTDLGIIEDSIEE from the coding sequence ATGATGGACGACATCGATCTTTTTATTTCGGCCATCGAAAATTCCACGAGGCGGGAGATCATAAGGATGCTCACCCAGCTTGAGAGATCCTATGCTCTTGAGCTGAGCAAGAGCATCGGCCTCAGCCAGCAGGCTATTCTGAAGCAGCTGGAGTTGCTGGAGAGGGCTAACCTGGTGACTAGCATCGGATTCGTACCGAGCGATCTCGGTGCAAAGCGGAAGGTTTACCTGCCCTCTGGATTCTCATCAGTTTTCATAGATTACGGCCGCAATTTTTTCGATATAAGGCGGTTGCCGATAGATGCATCTTCAGTCAGGCTTGATGGAATCTCGGATGCCATGAAAAGGCTGAGGGAAATCAATAAGGAAATAGATGATCTTACCAGGAGAAGGACAGATCTGATAAAGCAGAAGGACAGCATCATCACAGCCATAAAGGAGAACATCGATGATGATGACGGACTTGCCAGAGAGGTCGTGACTGTGTATCTTGACACTCTGAGCATCAAGGAAACCGCCAGGAATACCGGCCTCAGCGAATCTGAAGTGATCGAGATCCTGACAGATCTGGGGATCATTGAAGACAGCATAGAGGAATGA
- a CDS encoding peroxiredoxin, with protein sequence MPDENKFPLIGEKFPEMTVETTHGSMKLPDQYKGRWFMLFSHPGDFTPVCTTEFYSFARRFEDFQKINTDLIGLSVDSTISHIEWVNWIRDNLKIEVPFPIIGDSMGRVATRLGMIQAESSTSTVRAVFIVDPNSTVRLIMYYPLEIGRNVDELLRAIKALQMSDKYRGAMPANWPYNELIGEKMLNPAPKNVKDATGRLKEFKGYAWWLTYKDVPDNEVQETKKIVKMREEK encoded by the coding sequence ATGCCAGATGAGAATAAATTTCCGCTGATAGGAGAGAAATTTCCTGAGATGACCGTGGAGACAACGCATGGAAGCATGAAGCTTCCCGATCAGTACAAGGGTAGGTGGTTCATGCTCTTCAGCCATCCCGGTGATTTCACACCAGTATGCACGACTGAGTTCTACTCCTTTGCACGAAGGTTTGAGGATTTCCAGAAGATCAATACCGATCTCATTGGGCTTTCGGTTGACAGCACGATAAGCCACATAGAGTGGGTCAACTGGATCAGGGATAATCTGAAGATAGAGGTGCCGTTCCCCATAATTGGGGATTCCATGGGACGTGTTGCGACACGACTCGGGATGATACAGGCAGAGTCATCCACATCCACAGTGCGCGCGGTTTTCATAGTGGATCCGAATTCTACGGTCAGGCTCATAATGTATTACCCACTTGAAATTGGCAGGAATGTTGACGAACTTCTCAGGGCAATAAAGGCGCTGCAGATGTCTGATAAGTACAGAGGTGCAATGCCGGCAAACTGGCCATACAATGAACTTATCGGCGAGAAAATGCTCAACCCGGCTCCGAAGAACGTTAAGGATGCAACGGGCAGGCTGAAGGAGTTCAAGGGATACGCCTGGTGGCTCACATATAAAGACGTTCCAGACAATGAGGTGCAGGAGACCAAGAAGATAGTTAAGATGCGCGAAGAGAAATGA
- the tnpA gene encoding IS200/IS605-like element ISTac1 family transposase: protein MEISNVEKEYHHEPHLVYSCQYHVIFCPKYRRKVLVDGIDKRLKELILEKQNEYQYKILEMEVMPDHVHLLIDVDPRMGVYHVVNRIKGYTSRVLRAEFPELRKRLPTLWTHSKFISSVGAVTLEVVQKYIEDQKGK, encoded by the coding sequence ATGGAAATAAGTAATGTAGAAAAGGAATACCACCACGAACCACATCTGGTGTATAGTTGCCAATACCATGTCATATTCTGCCCAAAATACAGGCGAAAAGTCCTAGTGGACGGTATTGATAAAAGGCTGAAAGAGTTGATCCTTGAGAAACAGAACGAATATCAGTACAAAATCCTTGAAATGGAGGTGATGCCTGACCATGTGCATCTCCTCATAGACGTTGATCCGAGAATGGGTGTATACCATGTCGTGAACAGGATCAAGGGGTACACGTCACGTGTTCTGAGGGCGGAATTCCCGGAGCTGAGGAAAAGATTACCCACATTGTGGACGCATTCAAAATTCATATCCTCTGTTGGCGCAGTAACGCTTGAAGTTGTGCAAAAATACATAGAGGATCAGAAGGGAAAATGA
- a CDS encoding RNA-guided endonuclease InsQ/TnpB family protein, whose translation MILTFKIKHGRDFSAELKKAKQIAEFAVKTHTLSSKDVKQFGLKSIIANQILRKYSRNKQIKKVKSVKLTVPNQGIKVDKEKREIYIPSLKLTLTYMFRNDFEKINQIEIDECYAYVSVNIPEKKMIEPKKWIGIDRNATGHIAVVADPQTGKIWKLGKKAEHIHNKYKAIRKKLQKKKKYKLLKKIKDRESRIVRDLNHKVSKKIVEIAQGENAGIKLEKLNGIRSNKKHTKPFKYGLNSWSFYQLEFFIQYKAKMNGIPLTYVDPRYTSKECSRCGYIGIREDKSFECPRCGHVDHADANASFNIAVRPPLMEGTGRLHADSDACKGSTDTPEEATPGTTGTLEPPKL comes from the coding sequence ATGATATTAACATTCAAAATCAAGCATGGAAGGGATTTTTCTGCGGAACTGAAGAAGGCAAAACAGATAGCTGAATTTGCAGTAAAAACGCACACGCTATCATCAAAAGATGTTAAGCAGTTCGGACTGAAGAGTATTATAGCGAACCAGATACTGAGAAAATATTCGAGGAATAAACAAATAAAGAAGGTAAAGAGTGTTAAGCTTACGGTACCGAATCAGGGCATTAAAGTTGATAAAGAAAAAAGGGAAATATATATCCCGTCGCTGAAACTGACCCTCACATACATGTTCAGAAACGATTTCGAGAAGATAAACCAGATCGAGATCGATGAATGCTACGCATACGTATCGGTAAATATACCCGAAAAGAAGATGATTGAACCTAAAAAGTGGATAGGCATAGACAGGAACGCCACAGGCCATATTGCTGTTGTTGCAGATCCTCAGACAGGTAAAATATGGAAATTGGGGAAAAAAGCAGAGCACATACACAATAAATACAAAGCAATCAGAAAGAAATTGCAAAAGAAGAAGAAATACAAGTTACTGAAAAAAATTAAAGACAGAGAGAGCAGAATAGTCAGAGACTTGAACCACAAAGTTTCGAAGAAGATAGTTGAGATAGCACAAGGGGAGAATGCAGGAATAAAACTTGAGAAACTCAACGGAATAAGAAGCAACAAAAAACACACAAAGCCGTTCAAATATGGCCTGAATTCATGGTCGTTCTACCAGCTCGAATTCTTCATACAGTATAAAGCTAAAATGAACGGCATCCCCCTAACCTATGTTGATCCTAGATACACATCGAAAGAGTGCTCTAGGTGTGGATACATAGGTATTAGGGAGGACAAATCATTTGAGTGCCCGAGGTGCGGGCACGTTGACCATGCCGACGCCAACGCCTCGTTCAATATAGCGGTGCGTCCTCCTTTGATGGAAGGCACAGGTCGATTGCATGCAGACAGTGATGCATGCAAGGGGAGCACTGATACCCCTGAAGAGGCAACCCCGGGAACGACGGGGACCTTAGAACCTCCGAAGCTTTAG
- a CDS encoding 3-hydroxyacyl-CoA dehydrogenase NAD-binding domain-containing protein: MDIRTTAVVGSGVMGQGIAQVFARSGYPVTIIDVRDDILANAVRSIKEGRYGLMNLVKKGTMTESEVDKIMGKIRTSTSYGSLSDADIVVEAVPENLDLKRKVFIDIEKNVSENAIIASNTSGITIAEIAQDLKKKDRAIGMHWFNPAGIMKLIEVVRAKMTSEDTISTVVDFSRRIGKTPVVVADVPGFFTTRFIEGWLLAAIRSYEANIATKADIDTMAKLAFGFPMGPFELMNIIGIDTVYHIAEYLREETGDPQFIPPVSLKQMVINGYLGDPKVKYGSKGGWFDMQ, from the coding sequence ATGGATATCAGGACTACGGCTGTTGTGGGTAGTGGTGTTATGGGGCAGGGGATAGCCCAGGTTTTCGCCAGATCTGGTTACCCCGTGACTATAATAGATGTGAGGGATGATATACTGGCAAACGCTGTTCGCAGCATAAAGGAGGGGCGTTATGGCCTCATGAACCTTGTCAAGAAAGGCACAATGACCGAATCAGAAGTCGATAAGATAATGGGAAAAATACGCACATCAACAAGTTATGGTTCACTTTCAGACGCCGATATTGTAGTGGAAGCCGTTCCGGAGAACCTGGATCTGAAAAGAAAGGTCTTCATCGATATAGAGAAAAATGTGAGTGAGAATGCCATAATAGCATCAAACACATCCGGTATAACCATAGCCGAGATTGCCCAGGATCTGAAGAAGAAGGACAGGGCAATCGGAATGCACTGGTTCAATCCAGCAGGCATCATGAAGCTTATAGAGGTTGTTAGGGCGAAGATGACCTCTGAAGACACGATCAGCACTGTCGTTGATTTTTCACGCAGGATCGGGAAAACGCCAGTTGTCGTTGCAGACGTTCCTGGCTTCTTCACAACTAGATTCATAGAGGGGTGGTTGCTGGCCGCCATAAGGTCATACGAGGCGAACATTGCAACGAAGGCGGACATAGATACCATGGCGAAGCTCGCCTTCGGTTTTCCCATGGGTCCGTTCGAGCTGATGAACATAATAGGCATAGATACGGTGTATCACATAGCGGAGTACCTCAGGGAAGAGACCGGAGATCCGCAGTTCATACCGCCCGTATCGCTCAAGCAGATGGTCATAAACGGCTATCTCGGCGATCCGAAGGTCAAATACGGAAGCAAGGGCGGCTGGTTCGACATGCAGTGA
- a CDS encoding uracil-DNA glycosylase gives MQGEDRWADIREMNDRLIACERCPRLVEFRKAVVGRDKRFRGETYWARPVPGYGDINGRLLIVGLAPAASGGNRTGRVFTGDKSSDFLVSCLHEAGITNQPTSERRDDGLIYYDAYITAAVKCVPPDNKPLPEEIENCSVYLRSEIGFMKNLKVILVLGQIALQAVVRLIADPAEPRSRYRFVHGAVYSMNGIRVVCSYHPSPRNVNTGKLKRSDFVDLLKKVKEMALE, from the coding sequence ATGCAGGGCGAGGATCGGTGGGCAGACATCAGGGAGATGAACGATCGCCTCATAGCTTGCGAAAGATGCCCCAGGCTTGTGGAATTCAGAAAAGCGGTTGTTGGAAGGGATAAGCGTTTCAGGGGCGAGACCTACTGGGCAAGGCCAGTTCCGGGATACGGCGATATAAATGGTCGTCTGCTCATAGTTGGTCTTGCTCCTGCGGCATCAGGTGGAAATAGAACCGGAAGGGTGTTCACCGGCGATAAGAGCTCTGATTTTCTCGTGTCTTGCCTGCATGAAGCCGGTATAACAAATCAGCCAACATCGGAAAGAAGGGATGATGGCCTCATATATTACGATGCTTACATTACCGCAGCAGTCAAGTGCGTACCGCCAGACAACAAGCCACTGCCGGAAGAGATCGAGAACTGCTCTGTCTACCTTCGATCGGAGATCGGTTTCATGAAGAACCTTAAGGTCATACTTGTCCTGGGGCAGATTGCTCTGCAGGCAGTTGTTCGCCTGATTGCCGATCCCGCGGAGCCGAGATCGAGGTACAGATTTGTGCATGGCGCCGTTTACAGTATGAACGGCATCAGGGTGGTGTGCTCATACCATCCGAGCCCGAGGAACGTGAACACGGGAAAGCTGAAGAGAAGCGACTTCGTTGATCTTCTCAAAAAAGTGAAGGAGATGGCGCTGGAGTAA
- a CDS encoding NRAMP family divalent metal transporter, giving the protein MNIEIAKPANIHRILSRIGPAWIVMMADVDVASVITGLQSGAAFGYRMIFIMIILIPPLFIVQNAAGYLGIFSGMGMGEAVRTRYGKKLAMLVAVPMASTDVLSYIAEYSGMAIGLSLIGIPPIISIPIIFAIHNGIIMAGRYHRIERVLLLISLVLVISIVSSAVMMRPSLIDIVRIGLNPLQPYTNRQYETLLIANIGAVIMPFMIFYQAGASVQKHMIKEDIRISRNETAVGSIVSEILMVMTVIAGTFIGGYATDPALLDRALKPFGSLAPYIMAAGFFTAGFLALIVISLASTWGIAEALGWKFHRHGRYLIRKGDLSEPEMESARKNMISDRRKFLILYMTESIPAAVIAILASSYLLSLVIDLMIVFVIVLAPVGLLLGLLVSDARVMKGNPMKKWYMAIYWITLAIIESAGVYSLIMSM; this is encoded by the coding sequence ATGAACATTGAAATAGCGAAGCCGGCGAACATCCACAGGATACTGTCCAGAATCGGGCCAGCATGGATAGTCATGATGGCCGATGTTGACGTTGCAAGCGTCATAACTGGGCTTCAGTCTGGCGCCGCATTCGGCTACAGGATGATCTTCATCATGATCATACTGATACCCCCGCTCTTCATAGTCCAGAACGCAGCCGGCTACCTTGGCATATTCTCCGGCATGGGAATGGGCGAGGCCGTTAGGACAAGATACGGAAAGAAGCTTGCCATGCTGGTAGCAGTGCCCATGGCCTCTACCGATGTTCTTTCGTACATAGCGGAATACAGCGGTATGGCCATCGGCCTATCGCTGATCGGCATCCCGCCGATAATCTCAATACCAATCATATTCGCCATCCACAATGGGATAATAATGGCCGGCAGGTACCACAGGATAGAACGTGTTCTCCTTCTGATCTCGCTCGTGCTTGTTATATCCATAGTATCCAGCGCGGTCATGATGAGGCCTTCGCTGATCGATATAGTGCGCATAGGCCTCAATCCGCTGCAGCCATACACGAACAGGCAGTACGAAACGCTGCTGATAGCAAATATAGGCGCCGTCATAATGCCATTCATGATATTCTACCAGGCAGGCGCCAGCGTCCAGAAACACATGATAAAGGAGGATATCAGGATAAGCAGGAACGAAACTGCGGTAGGTTCCATCGTGAGCGAGATCCTCATGGTTATGACCGTTATAGCAGGAACATTCATAGGTGGATATGCCACTGATCCCGCGCTTCTGGATCGGGCGCTGAAACCGTTTGGCAGCCTTGCTCCATATATAATGGCAGCTGGTTTCTTCACTGCCGGTTTCCTAGCGCTCATCGTAATCTCGCTGGCATCGACATGGGGTATCGCTGAGGCACTCGGATGGAAATTCCACAGGCACGGAAGATACCTGATAAGGAAGGGGGATCTGAGCGAACCGGAAATGGAATCGGCCAGAAAGAACATGATATCCGACAGAAGAAAGTTTCTGATACTATACATGACTGAAAGCATACCGGCTGCAGTGATAGCCATCCTGGCCTCATCCTATCTTCTCTCGCTTGTCATCGATCTGATGATAGTCTTCGTCATAGTTCTGGCACCAGTGGGACTGCTCCTGGGCCTTTTGGTATCCGATGCCAGGGTTATGAAGGGGAACCCGATGAAGAAATGGTACATGGCCATATACTGGATAACACTGGCAATAATAGAATCCGCTGGGGTTTACAGCCTCATAATGTCCATGTGA
- a CDS encoding SIS domain-containing protein, translating to MTDQLPEVRKSHPYVMYEMMKDIPNGIDRTLSSMQNADLSFIGDDLIFLGNGTAYHSAYVGSQILDRVSKRHAVVQAYEYLNYMQSNAATIAISHTGKTKSTVDAVIKARKTAKTAGITHYADSPLYNSVDYPIAIADEDKSLCNTKAFFNNAFASLYIADYYGNLSYDMKNLRSEIAKHVGKDDPEMRSAAEELDQIDDIFVLGSGFNFPVAREAAQKIKEATHIHAEGIEFEEFNHGCTAVMDENTLVILIEGEKDRARGDQIARASRYVGSKTLAINGVGDISVYNDPQDDLSAAFLNTLDLYYLAYYLAVRRNINPDMLRFEDRRYRDYDSVVFPPGEH from the coding sequence ATGACCGATCAGCTACCGGAAGTCAGGAAATCACATCCTTACGTGATGTACGAGATGATGAAAGACATACCGAACGGCATTGACAGAACCCTCTCCTCAATGCAGAATGCGGATCTATCGTTTATTGGCGATGATCTGATCTTTCTTGGAAACGGGACAGCCTACCATTCGGCATACGTTGGCAGCCAGATACTGGACCGGGTTTCAAAGAGGCATGCGGTTGTGCAGGCCTATGAATACCTGAATTACATGCAATCCAATGCAGCCACCATTGCCATATCGCATACGGGAAAGACCAAGAGCACCGTCGATGCCGTCATCAAGGCAAGGAAGACGGCCAAGACCGCCGGAATAACCCACTATGCTGATTCGCCTCTTTACAATTCGGTGGATTATCCCATTGCCATAGCGGATGAGGACAAATCCCTCTGCAATACGAAGGCCTTCTTCAACAATGCCTTCGCCTCGCTCTACATTGCGGATTATTACGGGAATCTCTCCTACGATATGAAGAATCTGAGATCCGAGATAGCAAAGCATGTTGGGAAGGATGATCCGGAGATGAGATCCGCTGCCGAGGAACTTGACCAGATAGATGACATCTTCGTGCTTGGTTCTGGCTTCAATTTCCCCGTTGCCAGGGAGGCCGCACAGAAGATCAAGGAGGCGACGCACATCCACGCGGAGGGCATCGAATTCGAAGAGTTCAACCATGGATGCACCGCCGTGATGGATGAGAACACCCTTGTAATACTCATAGAGGGCGAGAAGGACAGGGCAAGGGGAGATCAGATAGCGAGAGCATCCCGCTACGTCGGATCGAAGACCCTTGCTATCAACGGTGTTGGGGACATAAGCGTCTACAACGATCCGCAGGATGACCTGTCCGCAGCATTCCTGAACACGCTTGACCTGTACTACCTTGCCTACTATCTGGCAGTGCGCAGAAACATAAACCCGGACATGCTGAGGTTCGAGGACAGGAGATACAGGGACTACGACAGCGTCGTCTTTCCTCCAGGAGAACACTGA